The Sesamum indicum cultivar Zhongzhi No. 13 linkage group LG1, S_indicum_v1.0, whole genome shotgun sequence genome includes a window with the following:
- the LOC105168969 gene encoding uncharacterized protein LOC105168969 isoform X2 produces the protein MDHVPQSMGLPLSGMQIGMIGHVANNPESQHFSVSKDQMGFVEAIPSNPAFNTLVAPNNRVGHVESSAGSMGLSSTWISNQLGREDAITLNNMTGQKTTFPLKRKAEMGHMLNSSISQHAPLPNKRPAHLGADVSSLGFLQPVVSERRTGPVQPNPGSPSLQAQSSLNKKMVRNDSISGKSGLQRGQPGRKQTTQMESASKSRSESSEAVRSKMRESLAAALALAYQKPDNVLNTEKDQTDPTITHEKPLDSKASGSEEMLPSKELPVVGTTNDSQALPSRLPPNESSLNDDLLQGNGLSWAFDFDMQMREGKEAQNANKPQSVKEEDSGHKDRGEVAFFTPEKLAFKIEAELFKLFAGVNKKYKEKGRSLLFNLKDRNNPELRERVMSGEISPERLCSMSAEELASKELSEWRMAKAEEMAQMVVLPDTEVDMRRLVKKTHKGEYQVEFERDEGIVDEVSGGTSMLTQPQPKTETQSPTKAGLKDEENGSENQDFSGSLIIPTDGTDLMQGMMVDELKDVGLLPPVVSLDEFMESLNSEPPFENLPADAVEKSPISHAERPKVLNNSQAADQDPGSPNDTSSKKGDDVKKHEVDMSLKSSGSPEQKALPSIASDVEYIWEGILQLNISSSVTVRGLFRSGEKTPAMEWPSSLEIKGRVRLDAFEKFLQDLPMSRTRAVMVLQFVLKDKSSENQRSDLAETIESYVADERLGFAEPAAGVELYLCPPTSRIAELLNRNMPKEPHLESDKSMENGLIGVVVWRRAHISNTISPNSSSHNKHSFKKQPFASNKVQDTSNVNFNTPPRAPVSVFDNVSRYKPEPQPEEDDDIPPGFGPMAAARAAKEDDDLPEFTFSGGLNPSVPRISPQNLSRVKMTQRPVDQVRELIQKYGQSGTSSTTTGSWVDNRGLGIEPWNDDDDDIPEWRPQAQNQGHNQPYPVVNAHRQPAHRLPSNQHMVNPQLPVGLARPPPGGGQWLQPPRPLHGARWRPY, from the exons ATGGATCATGTTCCCCAATCTATGGGGTTGCCACTGTCAGGGATGCAAATAGGAATGATTGGCCATGTAGCGAACAATCCTGAATCACAGCATTTTTCTGTATCAAAGGATCAAATGGGTTTTGTGGAGGCAATACCTAGTAATCCTGCCTTCAATACTTTAGTGGCACCAAATAATCGAGTGGGACATGTCGAATCTTCAGCTGGCAGTATGGGGTTGAGCTCAACCTGGATATCAAACCAGCTAGGTCGTGAAGATGCCATTACGCTGAATAATATGACAGGGCAGAAAACAACATTTCCTTTAAAAAGAAAGGCTGAGATGGGGCACATGTTAAACAGTTCTATTTCTCAGCATGCACCATTGCCTAACAAGCGCCCGGCACACTTGGGAGCTGATGTCAGTTCACTTGGGTTTCTGCAGCCAGTTGTGTCTGAGAGGAGAACTGGACCAGTGCAACCCAATCCGGGGTCTCCATCTTTACAGGCTCAATCCTCGTTGAATAAGAAAATGGTGCGAAATGACTCAATATCTGGAAAATCTGGCTTACAGCGTGGGCAGCCTGGAAGAAAGCAAACTACTCAAATGGAATCAGCATCCAAATCTCGGTCTGAGTCATCTGAAGCAGTAAGGTCCAAAATGAGGGAGTCTCTAGCTGCTGCACTGGCTTTGGCATATCAAAAGCCAGATAATGTCCTAAATACTGAGAAAGATCAGACTGATCCTACTATCACTCATGAGAAGCCCTTGGATTCCAAGGCTTCTGGTTCTGAGGAAATGCTACCTTCAAAAGAATTGCCTGTAGTTGGTACAACCAATGATTCTCAGGCGTTGCCTTCTCGGCTTCCTCCTAATGAAAGCAGCTTGAATG ATGATCTTTTACAGGGAAATGGACTTTCTTGggcatttgattttgatatgcAGATGCGGGAGGGGAAGGAGGCTCAAAATGCCAATAAGCCCCAGTCTGTGAAGGAGGAAGACAGCGGGCACAAAGATAGAGGCGAGGTAGCATTTTTTACACCAGAGAAGTTGGCTTTCAAAATTGAAGCTGAACTTTTCAAACTATTTGCTGGTgtcaacaaaaaatacaaagagaaGGGTAGGTCTCTTTTGTTTAACCTTAAAGATCGAAATAATCCAGAGCTGAGAGAAAGAGTCATGTCTGGTGAAATATCACCAGAACGGTTGTGCTCTATGTCAGCTGAAGAACTTGCTTCAAAAGAATTATCAGAGTGGCGCATGGCAAAAGCAGAAGAGATGGCACAAATGGTAGTTTTACCAGACACAGAAGTTGATATGAGGCGTTTGGTTAAGAAAACCCACAAGGGTGAATATCAAGTAGAATTCGAGCGTGATGAGGGCATTGTTGATGAGGTTTCTGGTGGTACTTCTATGCTAACACAACCTCAACCTAAAACCGAAACTCAATCTCCTACCAAGGCAGGTCTTAAAGATGAAGAGAATGGTTCAGAAAACCAGGATTTTTCAGGCAGTCTGATTATTCCGACCGATGGGACTGATTTAATGCAAGGAATGATGGTGGATGAACTGAAGGACGTGGGACTTCTGCCTCCAGTTGTTTCGCTGGATGAGTTTATGGAGTCCCTGAATTCTGAACCTCCTTTTGAAAACTTACCAGCAGATGCAGTGGAGAAGAGTCCAATATCACATGCAGAAAGGCCAAAAGTTTTAAACAACTCTCAGGCTGCTGATCAAGATCCGGGCTCTCCTAATGATACTTCCTCCAAAAAGGGTGATGATGTAAAGAAACATGAAGTTGATATGAGTTTGAAATCAAGTGGGAGTCCTGAGCAGAAAGCTCTCCCTAGTATTGCATCGGATGTTGAGTATATATGGGAGGGCATTCTCCAGTTGAATATATCATCCTCGGTCACTGTCCGTGGTCTGTTTCGAAG CGGTGAGAAGACACCTGCAATGGAGTGGCCATCCTCGCTTGAGATCAAGGGCAGAGTTAGACTTGATGCTTTTGAGAAATTTCTCCAAGACCTTCCTATGTCTCGAACTCGTGCAGTCATG GTTCTCCAGTTCGTTTTGAAGGACAAATCATCCGAGAATCAGCGTTCTGACCTTGCTGAG ACTATTGAGTCATACGTTGCGGATGAAAGGCTGGGATTCGCTGAGCCGGCTGCTGGTGTCGAACTCTATCTGTGCCCACCTACGTCCAGGATAGCCGAACTGCTAAACAGGAACATGCCCAAGGAACCGCATCTCGAGAGCGATAAATCTATGGAAAATGGACTAATTGGTGTAGTTGTATGGAGAAGAGCTCATATAAGCAACACTATATCACCTAATTCATCGTCACACAACAAACACAGCTTCAAAAAGCAACCTTTTGCTTCTAATAAGGTTCAAGATACatcaaatgttaattttaatacCCCTCCTAGAGCTCCCGTTTCTGTGTTTGACAATGTTTCACGTTATAAACCCGAGCCCCAACCCGAAGAGGACGATGATATCCCACCTGGGTTTGGCCCTATGGCCGCTGCACGAGCAGCAAAAGAAGATGACGACTTACCTGAATTCACTTTTTCTGGTGGTCTGAACCCATCTGTGCCTAGGATTTCACCACAAAACTTGAGTCGAGTGAAAATGACTCAACGCCCAGTGGATCAAGTAAGAGAACTTATTCAAAAATATGGCCAAAGTGGGACAAGTAGTACAACGACAGGGAGTTGGGTAGATAATAGGGGTCTTGGTATTGAACCGTggaatgatgatgatgatgatattcCAGAGTGGCGGCCACAAGCCCAGAATCAAGGGCACAACCAACCATATCCGGTGGTTAATGCTCACCGGCAGCCTGCGCACCGGCTGCCAAGTAATCAACATATGGTGAATCCGCAGTTGCCTGTGGGGCTCGCACGGCCACCTCCAGGTGGTGGTCAATGGCTGCAGCCGCCTCGGCCCTTGCATGGTGCAAGATGGAGGCCGTACTAG
- the LOC105168969 gene encoding uncharacterized protein LOC105168969 isoform X1, translating to MDHVPQSMGLPLSGMQIGMIGHVANNPESQHFSVSKDQMGFVEAIPSNPAFNTLVAPNNRVGHVESSAGSMGLSSTWISNQLGREDAITLNNMTGQKTTFPLKRKAEMGHMLNSSISQHAPLPNKRPAHLGADVSSLGFLQPVVSERRTGPVQPNPGSPSLQAQSSLNKKMVRNDSISGKSGLQRGQPGRKQTTQMESASKSRSESSEAVRSKMRESLAAALALAYQKPDNVLNTEKDQTDPTITHEKPLDSKASGSEEMLPSKELPVVGTTNDSQALPSRLPPNESSLNGTSNFQEFQYGPILPDEDVQFSDNFFVKDDLLQGNGLSWAFDFDMQMREGKEAQNANKPQSVKEEDSGHKDRGEVAFFTPEKLAFKIEAELFKLFAGVNKKYKEKGRSLLFNLKDRNNPELRERVMSGEISPERLCSMSAEELASKELSEWRMAKAEEMAQMVVLPDTEVDMRRLVKKTHKGEYQVEFERDEGIVDEVSGGTSMLTQPQPKTETQSPTKAGLKDEENGSENQDFSGSLIIPTDGTDLMQGMMVDELKDVGLLPPVVSLDEFMESLNSEPPFENLPADAVEKSPISHAERPKVLNNSQAADQDPGSPNDTSSKKGDDVKKHEVDMSLKSSGSPEQKALPSIASDVEYIWEGILQLNISSSVTVRGLFRSGEKTPAMEWPSSLEIKGRVRLDAFEKFLQDLPMSRTRAVMVLQFVLKDKSSENQRSDLAETIESYVADERLGFAEPAAGVELYLCPPTSRIAELLNRNMPKEPHLESDKSMENGLIGVVVWRRAHISNTISPNSSSHNKHSFKKQPFASNKVQDTSNVNFNTPPRAPVSVFDNVSRYKPEPQPEEDDDIPPGFGPMAAARAAKEDDDLPEFTFSGGLNPSVPRISPQNLSRVKMTQRPVDQVRELIQKYGQSGTSSTTTGSWVDNRGLGIEPWNDDDDDIPEWRPQAQNQGHNQPYPVVNAHRQPAHRLPSNQHMVNPQLPVGLARPPPGGGQWLQPPRPLHGARWRPY from the exons ATGGATCATGTTCCCCAATCTATGGGGTTGCCACTGTCAGGGATGCAAATAGGAATGATTGGCCATGTAGCGAACAATCCTGAATCACAGCATTTTTCTGTATCAAAGGATCAAATGGGTTTTGTGGAGGCAATACCTAGTAATCCTGCCTTCAATACTTTAGTGGCACCAAATAATCGAGTGGGACATGTCGAATCTTCAGCTGGCAGTATGGGGTTGAGCTCAACCTGGATATCAAACCAGCTAGGTCGTGAAGATGCCATTACGCTGAATAATATGACAGGGCAGAAAACAACATTTCCTTTAAAAAGAAAGGCTGAGATGGGGCACATGTTAAACAGTTCTATTTCTCAGCATGCACCATTGCCTAACAAGCGCCCGGCACACTTGGGAGCTGATGTCAGTTCACTTGGGTTTCTGCAGCCAGTTGTGTCTGAGAGGAGAACTGGACCAGTGCAACCCAATCCGGGGTCTCCATCTTTACAGGCTCAATCCTCGTTGAATAAGAAAATGGTGCGAAATGACTCAATATCTGGAAAATCTGGCTTACAGCGTGGGCAGCCTGGAAGAAAGCAAACTACTCAAATGGAATCAGCATCCAAATCTCGGTCTGAGTCATCTGAAGCAGTAAGGTCCAAAATGAGGGAGTCTCTAGCTGCTGCACTGGCTTTGGCATATCAAAAGCCAGATAATGTCCTAAATACTGAGAAAGATCAGACTGATCCTACTATCACTCATGAGAAGCCCTTGGATTCCAAGGCTTCTGGTTCTGAGGAAATGCTACCTTCAAAAGAATTGCCTGTAGTTGGTACAACCAATGATTCTCAGGCGTTGCCTTCTCGGCTTCCTCCTAATGAAAGCAGCTTGAATGGTACAAGTAACTTTCAGGAATTCCAGTATGGTCCCATTTTGCCTGATGAGGATGTTCAAtttagtgacaattttttcGTTAAAGATGATCTTTTACAGGGAAATGGACTTTCTTGggcatttgattttgatatgcAGATGCGGGAGGGGAAGGAGGCTCAAAATGCCAATAAGCCCCAGTCTGTGAAGGAGGAAGACAGCGGGCACAAAGATAGAGGCGAGGTAGCATTTTTTACACCAGAGAAGTTGGCTTTCAAAATTGAAGCTGAACTTTTCAAACTATTTGCTGGTgtcaacaaaaaatacaaagagaaGGGTAGGTCTCTTTTGTTTAACCTTAAAGATCGAAATAATCCAGAGCTGAGAGAAAGAGTCATGTCTGGTGAAATATCACCAGAACGGTTGTGCTCTATGTCAGCTGAAGAACTTGCTTCAAAAGAATTATCAGAGTGGCGCATGGCAAAAGCAGAAGAGATGGCACAAATGGTAGTTTTACCAGACACAGAAGTTGATATGAGGCGTTTGGTTAAGAAAACCCACAAGGGTGAATATCAAGTAGAATTCGAGCGTGATGAGGGCATTGTTGATGAGGTTTCTGGTGGTACTTCTATGCTAACACAACCTCAACCTAAAACCGAAACTCAATCTCCTACCAAGGCAGGTCTTAAAGATGAAGAGAATGGTTCAGAAAACCAGGATTTTTCAGGCAGTCTGATTATTCCGACCGATGGGACTGATTTAATGCAAGGAATGATGGTGGATGAACTGAAGGACGTGGGACTTCTGCCTCCAGTTGTTTCGCTGGATGAGTTTATGGAGTCCCTGAATTCTGAACCTCCTTTTGAAAACTTACCAGCAGATGCAGTGGAGAAGAGTCCAATATCACATGCAGAAAGGCCAAAAGTTTTAAACAACTCTCAGGCTGCTGATCAAGATCCGGGCTCTCCTAATGATACTTCCTCCAAAAAGGGTGATGATGTAAAGAAACATGAAGTTGATATGAGTTTGAAATCAAGTGGGAGTCCTGAGCAGAAAGCTCTCCCTAGTATTGCATCGGATGTTGAGTATATATGGGAGGGCATTCTCCAGTTGAATATATCATCCTCGGTCACTGTCCGTGGTCTGTTTCGAAG CGGTGAGAAGACACCTGCAATGGAGTGGCCATCCTCGCTTGAGATCAAGGGCAGAGTTAGACTTGATGCTTTTGAGAAATTTCTCCAAGACCTTCCTATGTCTCGAACTCGTGCAGTCATG GTTCTCCAGTTCGTTTTGAAGGACAAATCATCCGAGAATCAGCGTTCTGACCTTGCTGAG ACTATTGAGTCATACGTTGCGGATGAAAGGCTGGGATTCGCTGAGCCGGCTGCTGGTGTCGAACTCTATCTGTGCCCACCTACGTCCAGGATAGCCGAACTGCTAAACAGGAACATGCCCAAGGAACCGCATCTCGAGAGCGATAAATCTATGGAAAATGGACTAATTGGTGTAGTTGTATGGAGAAGAGCTCATATAAGCAACACTATATCACCTAATTCATCGTCACACAACAAACACAGCTTCAAAAAGCAACCTTTTGCTTCTAATAAGGTTCAAGATACatcaaatgttaattttaatacCCCTCCTAGAGCTCCCGTTTCTGTGTTTGACAATGTTTCACGTTATAAACCCGAGCCCCAACCCGAAGAGGACGATGATATCCCACCTGGGTTTGGCCCTATGGCCGCTGCACGAGCAGCAAAAGAAGATGACGACTTACCTGAATTCACTTTTTCTGGTGGTCTGAACCCATCTGTGCCTAGGATTTCACCACAAAACTTGAGTCGAGTGAAAATGACTCAACGCCCAGTGGATCAAGTAAGAGAACTTATTCAAAAATATGGCCAAAGTGGGACAAGTAGTACAACGACAGGGAGTTGGGTAGATAATAGGGGTCTTGGTATTGAACCGTggaatgatgatgatgatgatattcCAGAGTGGCGGCCACAAGCCCAGAATCAAGGGCACAACCAACCATATCCGGTGGTTAATGCTCACCGGCAGCCTGCGCACCGGCTGCCAAGTAATCAACATATGGTGAATCCGCAGTTGCCTGTGGGGCTCGCACGGCCACCTCCAGGTGGTGGTCAATGGCTGCAGCCGCCTCGGCCCTTGCATGGTGCAAGATGGAGGCCGTACTAG
- the LOC105168889 gene encoding dnaJ homolog subfamily B member 4: MGVDYYNILKVGRGATEDDLKKAYRRLAMKWHPDKNPNNKNEAEAKFKQISEAYEVLSDPQKRQIYDQHGEEGLKDMPPPGSTGNQNGFNPRNAEDIFAEFFGSSPFGFGSAGAGRSMRFSSDGGGMFGDNIFRNASDGAGVNMPKKPPPVENKLPCSLEDLYTGSTRKMKISRQVVEANGRLGTETEILTIDVKPGWKKGTKITFQDKGNEQPNQLPADLVFVIDEKPHSTFKRDGNDLIMNYRVTLAEAIGGTTVEITTLDKRNLSIPVNDIISPGYELVVSREGMPITKEPGNRGDLKIRFEVKFPTRLTPEQQAGLKRALGG, encoded by the exons ATGGGGGTGgattattacaatatattgAAGGTGGGGAGGGGTGCAACAGAGGATGACTTGAAGAAAGCTTACAGAAGATTGGCCATGAAATGGCATCCAGACAAGAATCCCAACAACAAGAATGAAGCTGAGGCCAAATTCAAGCAAATCTCAGAAGCCTATGAA GTCTTGAGCGATCCTCAGAAAAGGCAAATTTATGACCAGCATGGCGAAGAAGGTCTAAAAGACATGCCGCCGCCCGGTTCAACTGGAAACCAGAATGGGTTCAATCCCCGAAATGCTGAGGATAtatttgctgaattttttgGGAGTAGTCCATTCGGATTCGGATCTGCAGGAGCAGGGAGGTCGATGAGGTTTTCCTCTGATGGAGGAGGGATGTTTGGAGACAATATCTTCAGAAATGCTAGTGATGGAGCTGGAGTAAATATGCCAAAGAAACCACCTCCCGTGGAGAATAAATTGCCTTGCAGCCTTGAGGATTTATACACCGGttcaacaagaaaaatgaagatctCAAGACAAGTAGTTGAGGCCAATGG GCGATTAGGGACAGAAACAGAGATATTAACCATTGATGTAAAGCCAGGATGGAAGAAAGGAACAAAGATAACTTTCCAAGACAAAGGAAACGAGCAGCCGAATCAGCTCCCAGCAGACCTGGTCTTTGTGATTGACGAGAAGCCCCACAGCACTTTCAAGAGAGATGGCAATGACCTAATCATGAACTATCGTGTGACGCTGGCGGAAGCAATTGGGGGCACGACCGTGGAGATAACTACGTTGGATAAACGCAATTTGTCAATCCCAGTAAACGACATTATAAGCCCTGGTTATGAGCTAGTTGTTTCAAGAGAAGGCATGCCGATTACAAAGGAGCCTGGAAACCGTGGTGACCTTAAAATCCGGTTTGAGGTTAAGTTTCCGACAAGATTGACACCTGAACAACAGGCCGGCCTCAAGCGAGCTCTAGGGGGTTGA
- the LOC105169056 gene encoding polyadenylate-binding protein-interacting protein 6 yields MKKTSSSLNPYAASYVPLSDRGVDDVNREFSSAQELNRGNDPVWFGHQPKNTLPQGQHQNISESYASAVQTAEFSKQKDHHGGELFASTSQYPNEVPEKSNFYEDMDLAYLQMTFPGISYDSLHDVYLANNNDLDAAVDMLNQLEINPDDSSDKLPDTLDIGDVPESGFVGELASEEVKNATVEAGASTSRAFNSSPTS; encoded by the exons ATGAAGAAAACATCATCTTCTTTAAATCCATATGCAGCATCATATGTACCGCTCTCTGATAGAGGGGTTGATGATGTAAACAGAGAATTTAGTTCAGCCCAAGAATTGAATAGGGGAAATGACCCTGTTTGGTTTGGGCATCAACCAAAGAATACATTGCCACAAGGTCAGCAccaaaatatttctgaaagtTATGCAAGTGCTGTCCAAACTGCTGAGTTTTCCAAACAAAAGGACCATCATGGTGGTGAATTGTTTGCTTCAACATCACAATATCCAAATGAGGTACCTGAAAAATCGAACTTCTATGAAGACATGGACTTGGCGTACCTTCAGATGACCTTTCCTGGAATATCATATGACTCCCTTCATGATGTCTATTTAGCCAACAATAATGACCTAGATGCTGCAGTTGACATGCTAAATCAACTTGAG aTCAACCCAGACGATTCATCAGATAAGCTTCCAGACACTTTGGACATTGGTGATGTGCCAGAATCTGGTTTTGTTGGTGAGCTAGCATCAGAGGAAGTAAAGAACGCAACAGTGGAGGCAGGAGCCTCAACATCTCGTGCATTCAACTCATCTCCTACAAGCTAA